The Streptomyces sp. NBC_01689 genome includes a window with the following:
- a CDS encoding 3-oxoacyl-[acyl-carrier-protein] synthase III C-terminal domain-containing protein: MTARTALMHIAGTGSALPAEPVDNAALSRAFGISEEWIDLFVGTGTRHFGWDLATGKITHTLGDLCAESAARALAAAGLAAADLDFLVLSTATPDTLLPTTANETADRLGLNHLPTYQLQAGCSGAVQALDVARALLAGGHRTGLVVSGDVTARFLQAGRDATTLAGQELVNYVLFGDGAAAAVVTTHPHGDALAVHGLLHRFAGQGRPPGQVVGWRGITEPDPDRQMLFEDYKTIEEEVPALAGEIVWELLSTAGWTPQQVDAVLPPQLSGHMTDRIVAGLGLPPGCREVSCVRDTGNTGNALPLLQLDRLMDRLAPGERALSVVVESSKWIKAGLALRRPAAGPGEEGPAR; this comes from the coding sequence ATGACAGCGCGCACCGCACTCATGCACATCGCCGGCACGGGCAGCGCACTGCCCGCCGAACCCGTCGACAACGCGGCACTGAGCCGCGCCTTCGGGATCAGCGAGGAGTGGATCGACCTCTTCGTCGGCACCGGCACCCGCCACTTCGGCTGGGACCTGGCGACCGGAAAGATCACCCACACCCTCGGCGACCTGTGCGCCGAGTCCGCGGCCCGGGCCCTGGCCGCCGCCGGACTGGCCGCCGCCGACCTCGACTTCCTGGTGCTGTCCACCGCCACCCCCGACACCCTGCTGCCCACCACCGCCAACGAGACCGCCGACCGGCTCGGCCTCAACCACCTGCCCACCTACCAGCTCCAGGCCGGCTGCTCGGGCGCCGTCCAGGCCCTCGACGTCGCCCGCGCCCTGCTCGCCGGCGGCCACCGCACCGGCCTCGTCGTCTCCGGCGACGTCACCGCCCGCTTCCTCCAGGCCGGCCGGGACGCCACCACCCTCGCCGGCCAGGAACTCGTCAACTACGTCCTGTTCGGCGACGGAGCCGCCGCCGCGGTCGTCACCACGCACCCGCACGGCGACGCCCTGGCCGTACACGGCCTGCTGCACCGCTTCGCGGGACAGGGACGCCCGCCGGGACAGGTCGTGGGCTGGCGCGGGATCACCGAACCCGACCCCGACCGCCAGATGCTCTTCGAGGACTACAAGACCATCGAGGAGGAGGTACCCGCCCTCGCCGGCGAGATCGTGTGGGAACTGCTCAGCACCGCGGGCTGGACCCCGCAGCAGGTCGACGCCGTCCTGCCGCCCCAGCTGTCGGGACACATGACCGACCGGATCGTCGCCGGCCTCGGCCTGCCGCCCGGCTGCCGCGAGGTCTCCTGCGTACGCGACACCGGCAACACCGGCAACGCCCTGCCCCTGCTCCAGCTCGACCGGCTCATGGACCGGCTGGCCCCCGGGGAACGCGCCCTGTCCGTGGTCGTCGAGTCCAGCAAATGGATCAAGGCGGGGCTGGCACTGCGACGGCCCGCCGCCGGCCCCGGGGAAGAAGGGCCCGCCCGATGA
- a CDS encoding HAD-IIIC family phosphatase, which produces MTTALDELRTLHRTGRLAAAYPDVAPLLTAVTDAADRTEEQTADELTRCGSLLTRLSPDDVLAHHPHTPVPTVAVTGHSATAQLTDPLTAELARHGLLGRLVTGDHGAYLRDLTDEHSELRSHRPELTICVLGPEAVLEQLVTPWSVDDAEQACARLLDQLRAVADAHTAHGTGALVLNTLPLPRAATHQIIDQRQRALLGAVWREFNARLLRLPGDHPALAVVDLDPLIAATGPATDARLALYTRSAFSAALFAALAREAVHVLRARRGMTKKCLVLDLDHTLWDGVLSEDGPDGITCGPTPRGEPYAALQRVVKQLAAQGVLLAVSSKNDPGPVRDVLAHHPEMTLRAEDFVSVQAGWDPKDTALRTIAGRLGIATDALVFADDNPAERALVRHRLPDTPVVPLGTEPAWHVTRLLADGWFDTPHVTDEDRGRAAQYRGADARARLRGATGSHEEYLRELGIVVSIAPPRPHELPRLSQLSLRTNQFNLTGERLPPEQLCTGGRRPLTVRVSDRYGDSGLVGAIFTRRAPDGLTIDNMLLSCRVLARDIEHGCLAAVLAHARDLGLPAVRARYRATRGNGRASGFYPSLGFVPDTPGDSAETLFRHDLKDIPAPPGHLSVRADFEGDADES; this is translated from the coding sequence ATGACCACCGCCCTGGACGAACTGCGCACCCTGCACCGCACCGGCCGGCTGGCCGCGGCCTACCCCGACGTCGCCCCCCTGCTGACCGCCGTCACCGACGCCGCGGACCGCACCGAGGAACAGACCGCCGACGAACTGACCCGCTGCGGAAGCCTGCTGACCCGGCTGAGCCCCGACGACGTCCTCGCCCACCATCCGCACACCCCCGTGCCGACCGTGGCCGTCACCGGGCACTCCGCCACCGCCCAGCTCACCGACCCGCTGACGGCCGAACTCGCCCGGCACGGCCTGCTCGGCCGCCTCGTCACCGGCGACCACGGCGCCTACCTGCGCGACCTCACCGACGAACACAGCGAACTGCGCTCCCACAGACCGGAACTGACGATCTGTGTACTGGGACCCGAAGCCGTCCTGGAACAGCTCGTGACGCCCTGGAGCGTCGACGACGCCGAACAGGCCTGCGCCCGGCTCCTGGACCAGCTGCGCGCCGTCGCCGACGCCCACACCGCACACGGCACCGGAGCCCTGGTCCTCAACACCCTCCCGCTGCCCCGCGCCGCCACCCACCAGATCATCGACCAGCGACAGCGCGCCCTGCTCGGCGCGGTGTGGCGGGAGTTCAACGCCCGCCTGCTGCGGCTGCCCGGCGACCACCCCGCCCTGGCCGTCGTCGACCTCGACCCGCTCATCGCCGCCACCGGACCGGCCACCGACGCCCGGCTAGCCCTCTACACCCGCAGCGCCTTCAGCGCCGCCCTCTTCGCCGCCCTGGCCCGCGAGGCCGTGCACGTGCTGCGCGCCCGGCGCGGCATGACGAAGAAATGCCTGGTCCTCGACCTCGACCACACCCTGTGGGACGGGGTGCTGAGCGAGGACGGACCGGACGGCATCACCTGCGGGCCCACCCCCCGGGGCGAGCCGTACGCCGCGCTCCAACGGGTCGTCAAGCAACTCGCCGCCCAGGGCGTCCTGCTCGCCGTCAGCAGCAAGAACGACCCAGGCCCGGTCCGGGACGTCCTCGCCCACCACCCCGAGATGACCCTGCGCGCCGAGGACTTCGTCAGCGTGCAGGCCGGCTGGGACCCCAAGGACACCGCCCTGCGCACCATCGCCGGCCGGCTGGGCATCGCCACCGACGCCCTGGTGTTCGCCGACGACAACCCCGCCGAACGCGCCCTGGTCCGCCACCGCCTGCCCGACACCCCCGTCGTCCCGCTGGGCACCGAACCGGCCTGGCACGTCACCCGGCTGCTGGCCGACGGCTGGTTCGACACCCCGCACGTGACCGACGAGGACCGCGGCCGGGCCGCCCAGTACCGGGGCGCCGACGCCCGGGCCCGGCTGCGCGGCGCGACCGGCTCGCACGAGGAGTACCTGCGCGAACTGGGCATCGTCGTCAGCATCGCCCCGCCCCGCCCCCACGAACTACCGCGGCTGTCCCAACTCTCGCTGCGCACCAACCAGTTCAACCTCACCGGCGAACGCCTCCCGCCCGAGCAGCTGTGCACCGGGGGCCGCCGCCCGCTGACGGTGCGCGTGAGCGACCGGTACGGCGACAGCGGCCTGGTCGGCGCGATCTTCACCCGCCGCGCCCCGGACGGCCTGACGATCGACAACATGCTGCTCAGCTGCCGGGTACTGGCCCGCGACATCGAACACGGCTGCCTGGCCGCGGTCCTCGCCCACGCCCGCGACCTGGGCCTGCCCGCGGTCCGCGCCCGCTACCGCGCCACCCGCGGCAACGGACGGGCGAGCGGCTTCTACCCCTCACTCGGCTTCGTGCCCGACACCCCCGGCGACAGCGCGGAGACACTGTTCCGGCACGACCTGAAGGACATCCCCGCCCCGCCCGGCCACCTGAGTGTGCGGGCCGACTTCGAAGGAGACGCCGATGAGTCGTGA
- a CDS encoding acyl carrier protein, whose protein sequence is MSRDSTAGLAGFLEAVRDGLGLDLTEEQAAADFDQLPDWDSVHLLRLLMLLERETGRSVPVSRLLEARSMREIHSLVTTEGRDTR, encoded by the coding sequence ATGAGTCGTGACAGCACGGCCGGCCTCGCCGGCTTCCTCGAAGCGGTGCGCGACGGCCTGGGCCTGGACCTGACCGAGGAACAGGCCGCGGCCGACTTCGACCAGCTGCCCGACTGGGACTCGGTCCACCTGCTGCGCCTGCTGATGCTCCTGGAACGCGAGACGGGCCGCAGCGTCCCGGTCAGCCGCCTGCTCGAAGCCCGTAGCATGCGCGAGATCCACTCACTGGTCACCACCGAGGGGAGGGACACCCGATGA
- a CDS encoding 4'-phosphopantetheinyl transferase family protein, with product MNAVGGGLIGVTAEDSDWAAVREDLRRYGTAVVHGRLADWRPRAPDGPALRAVLGRDWSRYRDIGHPDIQSRYAASRRLLKHAAAAALRAEAIDLELAYGPTGRPYLRGCDQIDISLSHTDDLLLVGLTSSGLIGVDAERADRSIYARGLARLICTPDEQRMLSRLPEPERNPSLVRLWTLKEAYSKAIGQGMQFRFNEFGFGPQSRPVQLNRPDGTAGAGDEWTLRTLVLNSGGTEFVVSIAVYDAGMGRTLDTEITTMLDAEAVAAIQEALDAEQEEWSQILDD from the coding sequence ATGAACGCCGTCGGCGGGGGCCTGATCGGTGTGACAGCCGAGGACAGCGACTGGGCGGCGGTCCGCGAGGACCTGCGGCGCTACGGCACGGCGGTGGTCCACGGCCGGCTCGCCGACTGGCGGCCGCGGGCACCGGACGGCCCCGCCCTGCGCGCGGTGCTGGGCCGCGACTGGTCGCGCTACCGCGACATCGGACACCCGGACATCCAGAGCCGGTACGCGGCGTCACGGCGGCTGCTCAAACACGCCGCCGCGGCCGCCCTGCGGGCCGAGGCGATCGACCTGGAACTGGCCTACGGGCCGACCGGACGCCCCTACCTGCGCGGCTGCGACCAGATCGACATCAGCCTCAGCCACACCGACGACCTGCTGCTGGTCGGCCTGACCAGCAGCGGCCTGATCGGGGTGGACGCGGAACGCGCCGACCGCAGCATCTACGCCCGCGGCCTGGCCCGGCTCATCTGCACCCCCGACGAGCAGCGCATGCTGTCGAGGCTGCCGGAGCCGGAACGCAACCCGAGCCTGGTCCGGCTGTGGACGCTCAAGGAGGCCTACAGCAAGGCGATCGGCCAGGGCATGCAGTTCCGCTTCAACGAGTTCGGCTTCGGCCCGCAGAGTAGGCCCGTGCAGCTGAACCGGCCCGACGGCACGGCCGGAGCGGGTGACGAGTGGACCCTGCGCACCCTCGTCCTCAACAGCGGCGGCACCGAGTTCGTGGTGAGCATCGCGGTCTACGATGCCGGCATGGGCCGCACCCTGGACACGGAGATCACCACGATGCTCGACGCCGAGGCCGTCGCGGCGATCCAGGAGGCACTGGACGCCGAGCAGGAGGAGTGGTCACAGATCCTCGACGACTGA
- a CDS encoding AfsA-related hotdog domain-containing protein, translating to METSRPAPPGYGHGSRHLVHRPQCFGPQTPDSPDDRSQEFVLTGELPTSHPLFNDGHDRFHDLQAAMAMVRQVSGGIGQAHFGVAADRVPIFYRFGLEMDEVSAWRRHAGPGTLTTTMRVRPDKVISGVPRALEFDARLEIDGVAAGTGSANLLFLAPMAHRSHREHSRHTVLATAGQQHPGHDDTTDTTSRSPGPAPADVGRASAANVLLRPPVTVNGQRLSAAVLAPDTWRAGAVRPDRVTSSALLLEVLRQTALLTAHRLHGLDPRHCAPVAMHTHFRGHAEPDLPLRCVAVAQSVRQDALGRPLVAMTLALTQAGRAVTEAAVSVVEDL from the coding sequence TTGGAGACTTCCCGGCCCGCGCCGCCGGGGTACGGACACGGCAGCCGCCATCTGGTGCACCGGCCGCAGTGCTTCGGCCCCCAGACGCCCGACAGCCCCGACGACCGGTCGCAGGAGTTCGTCCTGACCGGTGAACTGCCCACCTCGCACCCGCTGTTCAACGACGGGCACGACCGCTTCCACGACCTGCAGGCGGCCATGGCGATGGTCCGCCAGGTCAGCGGCGGGATCGGCCAGGCCCACTTCGGGGTCGCGGCCGACCGGGTGCCGATCTTCTACCGGTTCGGCCTGGAGATGGACGAGGTCAGCGCCTGGCGCCGGCACGCGGGACCCGGCACACTGACGACGACCATGCGGGTGCGGCCGGACAAGGTGATCTCCGGCGTCCCGCGGGCCCTGGAGTTCGACGCGCGCCTGGAGATCGACGGGGTCGCGGCGGGCACCGGGTCGGCCAATCTGCTCTTCCTCGCCCCGATGGCGCACCGCAGCCATCGCGAGCACTCCCGTCACACCGTCCTCGCCACGGCCGGGCAGCAGCATCCCGGGCACGACGACACCACCGACACCACCAGCAGGTCACCGGGGCCCGCTCCCGCGGACGTGGGGCGCGCCAGCGCCGCCAACGTCCTGCTGCGCCCCCCGGTGACCGTCAACGGGCAGCGGCTGTCGGCCGCGGTGCTCGCGCCCGACACCTGGCGGGCCGGCGCGGTCCGCCCGGACCGGGTGACCTCATCCGCGCTGCTGCTCGAAGTGCTGCGCCAGACGGCGCTGTTGACCGCGCACCGGCTGCACGGCCTGGACCCGCGGCACTGTGCGCCCGTGGCCATGCACACGCATTTCCGGGGCCACGCGGAGCCCGATCTGCCGCTGCGGTGCGTGGCGGTGGCGCAGTCGGTCCGGCAGGACGCGCTGGGGCGGCCGCTGGTGGCGATGACGCTCGCCCTGACCCAGGCGGGGAGGGCGGTGACGGAGGCGGCGGTGTCAGTCGTCGAGGATCTGTGA